The genomic window CACCCCGCTGACCGCAAAGCGCGCCTCGCTGGAAGCCACCGCCAGGTCGCACACTGCCACCAGCTGGCAGCCCGCGGCGGTCGCGATGCCGTGCACGCGCGCAATCACGGGCACGGATAGCCGCTGGATCGACAGCATCATCGCGCCGCAGCGCTCGAAGAGCTGCTGGTAGTAACCGAGCGACGGCTCCGCGCGCATTTCCTTCAGGTCATGGCCCGCGCAGAAGGCCTTGCCCGCTGCGGCAATGACGACCGCGCGCACGTTCTCGTCCGCCGCGATGTCTGCAATGGCTTGCTCGAGCGCGCCGAGCATGCCCTCCGAAAGCGCGTTGAACGAGGCCGGGCGGTTCAGCGTCAGCGTGACCACGCCGCGCGCATCGCGTGTCTTCAGTACAAAAGGGGAGGAAGCCGCGTCGTTCATGCTGTTGGCCCTCAGTAAGTCAGTTCGAGCACCGTCACGTGCTGCTGTGCCGCGGGCCAGGTCAGGCCCGTGATGCGCTCGCCGTTGAATTCACCGGTCACGGCGCGCTGAGGTTCCGCCGCGGCAACGCGCAACCGGGAGCTCGACACGCCCGAGCCCTTGGGCGGCACGCCGGGCGGCGGGCTCTGGCCGTCGAAGCGCATGGTGTCGCGCTGCGCATCGAAATACCCGCGAGGGCGCGTGAAGACGACGACTGCGCTGGCATTCGCGTCGGCCGTGACGAGGCGTTCGGGGCGCAGGTTCACCACGCTGCTGCTGCGCGGAAACGCACTGCGGTAGATGTGGGTGATGCCGTAGCCCGGCGCGCTGAGGACGAATTCGTAGGCCGTGTCGCCGCGGGCGCTGAAGGGGCCCCAGCGGCCGTCCGCACCGATGTTCTTGCTGTGCACGGCGGCGCCGCGGCGCGCGCCCGTGGCGGGATCGACCGCGTAGACCGTGACCTGGCCGCCGTTCAGCGAAAGGTTTTCCGCACCGATGGCACGGCCGTCGAGCACGACATTCGTTTCCGCTGCAATGGCCGTACTGCGCGGCGGCTCACCCGTCAGGAACTGCCAGGTCGCGGCAAAGGCGGCAGGGGAGAACGAAGTCTCGCGATGGTCCACGCGCGGCAGCACCACGTTGGTCGCGCCCTTGAGCGCCGGCCCGTCGAAGCCGATGTTGGTCGGCTGGCCTGGCACGCCGATCCACAGCCCATCGGGCTGCGCATACTTGTCGTTGTTGTCGGAGCGGAGGGTGAGCCATTTCACGCCCGGCGTGACCTCTTCGCCGTTCGGCCCCTTGGGCGAGTTGAGCTGCTGCATGAAGGCCGACAGGCCCGAGAACTCATTGTTCTCGCGGAAGCCCTTTACCGCCCAGATGCCGTGCGCCGGATTGCCGCCCAGCACCACATGGCTCACCACGGCGGAGCCGCCGCCGTTCTGCACGTAATTGCGAATGGTGTTGCCGCCGCGTGAATTGCCGAGCAGCACCACCTTGCTGGCGCCCGTGGCCTTCAGCACCTTCTCGACCTCGGCCTTCAGGAAGGCCGCCGAATCGGCGGTCGAGCTGCGGCCCGGCTGCGCCACGGTGTCGTCGTCGCGCGCCAGAGGGTAGGGCTGGTCGACAGCAAAAAGCCGGTTGCGCGGCCAGCCGTTCGATTCGAAGCGCCAGATCGTGGTTTGCCAGAGCGCGGCGGAATCGCCATTGCCGTGCATGAAGACGATCGGCGGACGTTCGCTGAACGAAGGCGAGGGTGCGGTGGCGCAAGCGGTCAGCATGGCGGTCGATGCGAGCCCGAGGGCAAGAAGAGTGCGGCGTGATGGCATGTTTTGTTCCTGGCTGGTTCCAAGTAAAAACGCCCGCCGGCGCAAGGCGGGCGGGCGTTGGATGCTATGGGAAAAACATCGTCAGGCGAAGACGCCCGCGGTGTCCTGCATGCGGGCCGACACTTCGCCCAGGTGGTGCAGCGTGTCGCCGAAAGTCATTTCAAGCTGCGTGAGCTTGCGGAAATAGTGGCTGCCGATGTATTCGTCCGTCACGCCGATGCCGCCGTGCAGCTGCACCGAGTTGGCTGCCACGAAGCGCATCGACACGCCCAGCTGGTACTTGGCGCGGGCCAACGCCTGGCGCCGTTCGTCGGCCGGCGCGTTGAGCTTGAGCGTGGCGTAGTAGCTCATCGAGCGTGCGAGCTCGAGCTGCATCTTCATGTCGGCCACGCGGTGGCGCAGCGCCTGGAAGGTGGAGATGACTACGCCGAACTGCTTGCGCTGGTTCATGTAGTCGATCGTGAGGGCCACGGTCTTGTCCATGACGCCGACCGCTTCGGCGCAGGTGGCTGCAATGCCCACGTCAACCGCGTACTCGAGCGCAGGCAGTCCGTCCGCGGTGATCAGCGTGGCGTCTGCCTTGTCGAACACGACTTCGGCCGCGCGGCTGCCGTCCTGCGTGCCGTAGCCGCGTGCCTCGACACCGCTGGCGCTGCGCTCGACCAGGAAGAGGGCGATCTTGCCGTCGGCCTGTGCGGGCAC from Variovorax paradoxus includes these protein-coding regions:
- a CDS encoding enoyl-CoA hydratase, producing MNDAASSPFVLKTRDARGVVTLTLNRPASFNALSEGMLGALEQAIADIAADENVRAVVIAAAGKAFCAGHDLKEMRAEPSLGYYQQLFERCGAMMLSIQRLSVPVIARVHGIATAAGCQLVAVCDLAVASSEARFAVSGVNVGLFCSTPSVTLSRNLGRKEAFEMLVTGEFISAEDAREKGLVNRVAPPSDLDAEVEALVASIVAKPRTALALGKALFYRQLETGIEAALADASQTMACNMMDESALEGVQAFIEKRPPGWKR
- a CDS encoding alpha/beta fold hydrolase, which produces MPSRRTLLALGLASTAMLTACATAPSPSFSERPPIVFMHGNGDSAALWQTTIWRFESNGWPRNRLFAVDQPYPLARDDDTVAQPGRSSTADSAAFLKAEVEKVLKATGASKVVLLGNSRGGNTIRNYVQNGGGSAVVSHVVLGGNPAHGIWAVKGFRENNEFSGLSAFMQQLNSPKGPNGEEVTPGVKWLTLRSDNNDKYAQPDGLWIGVPGQPTNIGFDGPALKGATNVVLPRVDHRETSFSPAAFAATWQFLTGEPPRSTAIAAETNVVLDGRAIGAENLSLNGGQVTVYAVDPATGARRGAAVHSKNIGADGRWGPFSARGDTAYEFVLSAPGYGITHIYRSAFPRSSSVVNLRPERLVTADANASAVVVFTRPRGYFDAQRDTMRFDGQSPPPGVPPKGSGVSSSRLRVAAAEPQRAVTGEFNGERITGLTWPAAQQHVTVLELTY
- a CDS encoding acyl-CoA dehydrogenase family protein is translated as MDFNFSDDQEQLRDAVRKWVDKGYDFERRRGIEAKGGFSREAWDELAELGLGGLYIAEDDGGLGMGPVAGMVVMEELGRGIVLEPFAQTLIAGAVLSGYAGADVKDNWLPRLAGGQAIVVLAYQERKARYRLDVCEAKATKAGDGWSLTGAKSVVPVGDEADAYIVPAQADGKIALFLVERSASGVEARGYGTQDGSRAAEVVFDKADATLITADGLPALEYAVDVGIAATCAEAVGVMDKTVALTIDYMNQRKQFGVVISTFQALRHRVADMKMQLELARSMSYYATLKLNAPADERRQALARAKYQLGVSMRFVAANSVQLHGGIGVTDEYIGSHYFRKLTQLEMTFGDTLHHLGEVSARMQDTAGVFA